The following are encoded in a window of Streptococcus pasteurianus genomic DNA:
- a CDS encoding glycoside hydrolase family 32 protein gives MNEMTVTNQRYRLNYHLMAKSGWINDPNGLSYFKGYYHIFYQYYPYDSEWGPMHWGHARSKDLVHWETLPVALTPGESEDGCFSGSAIEYDGKLWLIYTGHHYTDPTDQEQFYEDQNLAYSTDGIHFTKYEGNPVLRTPVGNTKHFRDPKVWQDSDNFYMVLGSQEENGLGRALLYRSKNLIDWEFISVLSQAIDCDREGFMWECPDFFRLNGEDVLLMSPQGVQEDGDKYRNLNQTGYLLGQLDDNNGVFHRGEFFEIDNGHDFYATQTLLTPDGRRVMIAWMNAWDSPMYEKEDGWAGALTLPRELVIRDGRLCQLPIKELKTLREKILFDGKLEKDVPYTLEDSSEIIIDAQHINSGQFLSLFDGSNSLKISVDRDGDRIILNRTTTDGERVAHMSLSDSLSLHIYVDSSSVEIFMNQGSVTFTERMYWQDKINLSLLADCDNQSRIYQLERNANSY, from the coding sequence ATGAATGAAATGACTGTTACTAACCAACGTTATCGCCTTAACTATCATTTAATGGCCAAATCAGGATGGATTAATGATCCTAATGGTTTATCATATTTTAAGGGGTATTACCATATCTTTTATCAATATTATCCATATGACTCTGAGTGGGGGCCAATGCATTGGGGACATGCTAGAAGTAAAGATTTGGTTCATTGGGAAACACTACCAGTTGCTTTAACACCAGGAGAAAGTGAAGATGGCTGCTTTTCAGGTAGTGCGATTGAGTATGATGGAAAATTATGGTTGATTTATACTGGTCACCATTATACTGATCCAACAGATCAAGAACAATTTTATGAAGATCAGAATCTTGCCTACAGTACTGATGGTATCCATTTTACAAAATATGAAGGTAACCCTGTTTTGAGAACACCTGTCGGTAACACCAAACATTTTAGAGATCCAAAAGTTTGGCAAGATAGTGATAATTTCTATATGGTTTTGGGAAGTCAAGAGGAGAATGGATTAGGTAGAGCGTTGCTATATCGTTCTAAAAATTTAATTGATTGGGAATTTATTTCAGTATTATCACAAGCTATCGATTGTGATAGAGAAGGTTTTATGTGGGAATGTCCAGATTTCTTCAGATTAAATGGAGAAGATGTTTTACTAATGTCGCCACAAGGAGTCCAAGAAGATGGTGATAAATACCGTAACCTGAATCAGACAGGCTATTTACTTGGACAATTAGATGACAACAATGGTGTCTTCCATCGTGGGGAGTTTTTCGAGATTGATAATGGTCATGATTTCTATGCAACTCAAACTTTACTGACACCAGATGGACGTCGTGTTATGATAGCTTGGATGAATGCCTGGGATTCTCCGATGTATGAAAAAGAAGATGGTTGGGCAGGAGCTTTAACATTACCAAGAGAATTGGTTATTCGTGATGGTCGACTTTGTCAGTTGCCAATTAAAGAATTAAAAACTTTGCGCGAAAAGATATTATTTGATGGAAAACTTGAAAAAGATGTGCCTTATACTTTAGAAGATAGCAGTGAAATTATTATTGATGCTCAACATATTAATTCTGGTCAATTCTTAAGTCTTTTTGATGGTAGTAATAGTTTAAAAATATCCGTTGATCGTGATGGTGATCGAATTATTTTAAATCGAACAACTACTGATGGTGAACGTGTCGCTCATATGTCATTATCTGATAGCTTGTCTTTACATATTTATGTAGATAGTAGCTCTGTTGAAATTTTCATGAATCAAGGAAGTGTCACTTTTACAGAAAGGATGTATTGGCAGGATAAAATTAACCTAAGCCTGTTAGCAGACTGTGATAATCAATCACGTATCTATCAATTGGAAAGAAATGCAAATAGTTACTAA
- a CDS encoding LacI family DNA-binding transcriptional regulator, translating into MSEKRPRLEDVAALAGVSKTTVSRVLNNRGYLSKETIQKVNDAMKEIGYQPNIIARQFYTQKTNLVGLIFPTINNPFFAQLEAEMELLLYKKGYKVLIGNSQNDPDKEEDYLNQLLSHQVDGLIVGAHNQGLSEYQNRNLPIVSIDRIMNEDIPVISSDNYQGGRIATEKLISADCQYIVHTNGPIELQTPAQKRRIGYEDTMIEHGLTPITYHLDFNISQEEKRECLRHIFVEHPEVDGIFASNDTDAAILLSLAQEFDRNVPNDLKIIGYDGADMVRLLLPHLSTIQQPINEMAELAVTILDNRINGKGDETTSYTLPVKLIEGKTC; encoded by the coding sequence ATGTCCGAAAAACGTCCAAGACTTGAAGATGTAGCTGCTTTGGCGGGTGTTTCCAAAACAACTGTTTCCAGAGTTTTAAATAATAGGGGATACTTAAGTAAAGAAACAATTCAAAAAGTTAATGATGCAATGAAAGAAATAGGCTATCAGCCAAATATTATTGCACGACAATTCTATACACAAAAGACTAACTTAGTCGGACTTATCTTCCCTACTATTAATAACCCATTCTTTGCGCAACTAGAAGCTGAAATGGAACTTCTTTTGTACAAAAAAGGATATAAAGTTTTAATTGGTAATTCACAAAATGATCCAGATAAAGAAGAAGATTATTTGAATCAATTACTGAGTCATCAGGTTGATGGTTTAATTGTTGGGGCGCATAACCAGGGGTTAAGTGAGTATCAAAACAGAAACTTACCAATTGTTTCTATTGATAGAATTATGAATGAGGATATTCCTGTTATTTCTTCGGATAATTACCAAGGTGGGAGGATAGCTACAGAAAAACTAATTTCTGCTGACTGTCAGTATATCGTACATACTAATGGTCCTATAGAATTACAGACACCAGCTCAGAAGCGTCGTATTGGTTATGAAGATACCATGATAGAACATGGATTGACACCAATAACTTATCATCTTGACTTTAATATTAGTCAGGAAGAAAAAAGGGAGTGTCTACGTCACATTTTTGTAGAACATCCGGAAGTTGATGGTATTTTTGCATCTAATGATACTGATGCAGCTATTTTGTTATCTTTAGCACAAGAATTTGACCGTAATGTTCCAAATGATTTAAAAATTATTGGATATGATGGTGCAGATATGGTACGCTTATTACTCCCCCATCTTTCGACTATTCAGCAGCCTATCAATGAGATGGCTGAACTAGCAGTAACCATTTTAGATAATCGGATTAATGGTAAAGGTGACGAAACTACTTCATATACATTACCGGTGAAACTGATTGAAGGTAAAACTTGTTAA
- a CDS encoding acylphosphatase, with the protein MKKVRLIVSGRVQGVGFRYSTYALALELGDIYGRVWNNDDGTVEILAQSEDSAKIAKFIQEIRKGPSQWSKVTYVDVKIANFEDFTDFRIVN; encoded by the coding sequence ATGAAAAAAGTACGCTTAATTGTCTCAGGGCGTGTTCAAGGTGTTGGATTCCGTTATTCGACTTATGCCCTAGCCCTTGAACTCGGGGATATTTATGGTCGCGTTTGGAATAATGACGATGGCACCGTAGAAATTCTCGCTCAATCCGAGGACTCAGCTAAAATAGCTAAATTCATCCAAGAAATTCGCAAAGGTCCTTCACAATGGTCAAAGGTTACCTATGTTGATGTTAAAATTGCTAATTTCGAAGATTTCACTGATTTTCGCATTGTCAACTAA
- the yidC gene encoding membrane protein insertase YidC has translation MKKKLNRVLFSGLSLSLLFLLTGCVSRDSNGNPTGTIWYILGEPMAKLIQYFANNVGLGFGLAIILVTIIVRCIILPLGLYQSWKASYQSEKMAYLKPIFEPINERMRNATTQEEKLAAQTELMAAQKENGINMLGGMGCLPLLVQMPFFSAMYFAAQYTQGVSESTFLGIDLGTRSIPLTAVIAVLYLFQSWLSMQGVAEEQRAAMKGTMYAMPLMMVFFGMSMPASVLLYWLVGGFFSIIQQLITMLIIKPKLRQKIAAEFEKNPPKTYKSKVRKDVTPAANNAQLSNKPKKSNRNAGKQRKRK, from the coding sequence TTGAAAAAGAAACTAAATCGTGTCCTCTTTTCAGGACTCAGCTTATCGTTATTGTTCTTACTAACTGGTTGTGTCAGTCGTGATTCAAATGGTAATCCTACTGGTACTATCTGGTACATTCTTGGTGAACCAATGGCAAAACTTATCCAATATTTTGCTAATAATGTTGGACTTGGCTTTGGTTTAGCTATTATCTTAGTAACTATCATTGTTCGTTGTATTATTCTACCGCTCGGACTTTACCAATCTTGGAAAGCAAGCTATCAATCTGAAAAGATGGCTTATCTTAAACCAATCTTTGAACCAATCAACGAGCGTATGCGTAATGCAACAACACAAGAAGAAAAATTAGCTGCCCAAACAGAATTGATGGCTGCCCAAAAAGAAAATGGCATCAATATGCTTGGTGGTATGGGATGTCTCCCACTTCTCGTCCAAATGCCATTCTTCTCAGCAATGTATTTTGCTGCGCAATACACACAAGGTGTCTCTGAAAGTACTTTCTTAGGAATAGACCTTGGCACACGCAGTATCCCTCTAACAGCCGTTATCGCCGTCTTGTACCTCTTCCAATCATGGTTGTCTATGCAAGGTGTTGCTGAAGAACAACGTGCTGCGATGAAAGGTACGATGTACGCTATGCCACTTATGATGGTATTCTTCGGTATGAGCATGCCAGCAAGTGTTCTCCTTTATTGGTTAGTCGGTGGTTTCTTCTCAATCATCCAACAATTGATTACTATGCTCATCATCAAACCAAAACTTCGTCAGAAAATTGCTGCTGAATTTGAAAAAAATCCACCAAAAACTTACAAATCAAAAGTTCGTAAAGACGTAACACCAGCTGCTAACAATGCACAACTTAGCAACAAACCTAAGAAAAGCAACCGCAACGCTGGTAAACAACGTAAACGTAAATAA
- the greA gene encoding transcription elongation factor GreA, translating into MAEKTYPMTLAEKEQLEQELEELKLVRRPEVVERIKIARSYGDLSENSEYDAAKDEQAFVEGQIQILETKIRYAEIIDSDAVAKDEVAIGKTVTVEEVGTTDKDVYHIVGAAGADIFSGRISNESPIAQALIGKKTGDIVTIESPAGSYDVKIVSVEKTA; encoded by the coding sequence ATGGCAGAAAAAACTTATCCAATGACCCTCGCTGAAAAAGAACAACTCGAACAAGAATTAGAAGAATTAAAATTAGTTCGTCGTCCAGAAGTTGTCGAACGTATTAAAATTGCACGTTCATATGGTGACCTTTCTGAAAACTCAGAATACGATGCTGCTAAAGACGAACAAGCTTTTGTTGAAGGACAAATCCAAATTTTAGAAACTAAAATTCGCTATGCTGAAATCATTGACAGCGATGCTGTTGCCAAAGATGAAGTAGCGATTGGTAAAACTGTTACTGTTGAAGAAGTTGGTACAACTGATAAAGACGTTTACCATATCGTCGGTGCAGCTGGTGCTGATATCTTCTCAGGACGTATTTCTAACGAAAGCCCAATTGCGCAAGCTTTAATTGGTAAAAAAACAGGTGATATTGTTACTATCGAATCACCTGCAGGAAGCTACGACGTTAAAATCGTTAGTGTTGAAAAAACAGCTTAA
- the mltG gene encoding endolytic transglycosylase MltG, whose amino-acid sequence MTEFNDDKPKTQKEKSFKEQILAELEEARRLRKQQDLELQQKEREAEEFARKTAELMAEYEAEERKERQEAEIHEEKHRLEEKAQTAIAENQIETTIDDKEINDVLKTINQTFNPNSSVSEGSAENEQESYLVRATDGVGFAGIPDIPEEITSDDSQVADSNIQADENVQAAESITDSSAETNIDLEKNVGTKRKRKRQKTDSLARRIALFLITAIIIALLATGFFVYRYVDSAVGALDSTSTEYVTVEIPEGSGNKYIGQILEKSGVIKSATVFNYYTKFKNYSNFQSGYYNLQASMDLEEICKLLKQGGTAEPEEPSLGKILVPEGYTIKQISEAVTKNTADDDSSTSFTADDFLSVVQDGSFISKMVEKYPKLLANLPSADEATYQLEGYLFPATYSYYEDTTMEDLVEQMISTMDSYMSSYYDTISEKGMTVNEVLTLASLVEKEGSTDDDRRNIASVFYNRLNANMALQSNIAILYAMGKLGEETTLSADASIDTSIDSPYNVYTNTGLMPGPVDSPSLSAIEATINPASTDYYYFVADVNTGAVYYSETYEEHEANVEKYVNSQLDE is encoded by the coding sequence TTGACCGAATTTAACGACGATAAGCCAAAAACTCAAAAAGAAAAAAGTTTCAAGGAGCAAATTTTAGCTGAGTTAGAGGAAGCCAGACGTTTGCGTAAGCAACAAGATTTAGAACTTCAGCAGAAAGAAAGAGAAGCAGAGGAATTTGCACGTAAGACCGCAGAATTAATGGCAGAATACGAAGCTGAGGAACGAAAAGAGCGCCAAGAGGCGGAAATTCATGAAGAAAAGCACCGCCTTGAAGAAAAAGCTCAAACAGCTATTGCTGAAAACCAGATTGAAACGACGATAGATGACAAAGAGATTAATGATGTTTTGAAAACTATTAATCAAACTTTTAATCCCAACAGTTCAGTTTCAGAGGGGAGTGCTGAAAACGAACAGGAAAGTTATCTTGTCCGAGCAACAGATGGTGTTGGTTTTGCTGGTATTCCAGATATTCCTGAAGAAATTACAAGTGATGATTCTCAAGTTGCTGATTCTAATATTCAAGCCGATGAAAACGTTCAGGCTGCAGAAAGCATTACGGATAGCTCAGCAGAGACTAATATAGACTTGGAGAAAAACGTGGGAACAAAACGCAAAAGAAAACGCCAAAAAACCGATAGTTTGGCACGACGTATTGCCTTGTTCTTGATAACAGCTATTATTATTGCTTTATTGGCAACTGGTTTTTTTGTTTATCGATATGTTGATAGCGCTGTCGGAGCACTTGATAGCACATCAACAGAGTACGTTACCGTTGAAATTCCAGAAGGTTCAGGAAACAAATACATCGGACAAATTCTAGAAAAATCTGGTGTTATCAAGAGCGCAACTGTCTTTAATTACTATACAAAATTCAAAAATTATAGTAATTTCCAAAGTGGCTATTATAACTTACAAGCTAGTATGGATTTAGAGGAAATCTGTAAACTTCTTAAACAAGGTGGGACCGCAGAGCCAGAAGAACCTTCTCTAGGAAAAATTCTGGTGCCAGAAGGCTATACCATTAAACAAATTTCAGAAGCTGTTACAAAAAATACAGCGGATGATGATTCATCAACATCTTTCACAGCAGATGACTTTTTGTCGGTTGTTCAAGATGGATCTTTCATTTCAAAAATGGTTGAAAAATATCCGAAATTATTAGCGAATTTACCAAGTGCAGATGAGGCGACGTATCAATTAGAAGGTTACCTTTTCCCAGCTACTTATAGCTACTATGAAGATACAACCATGGAAGATTTGGTTGAGCAAATGATTTCAACAATGGATTCGTATATGTCTAGTTACTATGATACGATTTCTGAAAAAGGTATGACTGTCAATGAAGTGCTTACGCTAGCCTCATTGGTTGAAAAAGAAGGTTCAACAGATGATGACCGTCGCAATATTGCAAGTGTCTTTTACAACCGTTTAAATGCTAACATGGCTCTTCAAAGTAATATTGCTATTTTGTATGCTATGGGCAAACTTGGTGAAGAAACGACATTATCAGCGGATGCAAGTATTGACACATCCATTGATTCACCGTATAATGTTTATACCAATACTGGTTTGATGCCTGGTCCAGTTGATAGTCCAAGCTTGTCAGCTATTGAGGCGACTATTAATCCCGCTTCAACGGATTACTACTATTTTGTAGCCGATGTGAATACAGGAGCTGTTTATTACTCAGAAACCTATGAAGAGCATGAAGCAAATGTTGAAAAATATGTTAATAGTCAATTAGATGAATAA
- a CDS encoding GNAT family N-acetyltransferase → MMIRNVCLEDLQDIIDIERKNFSAEEAASLKDMKERILTIPDTFLVAEIDGKICGYVEGPAIFQRYLTDDLFHQVVSNPVDGGFIAITSLSVAPDFKGQGIGMALLATMKDLAIAQKRIGITLTCHENLISYYERNGFSDEGESESTHGGSSWYNMVWESPMIE, encoded by the coding sequence ATGATGATAAGGAATGTATGTCTTGAGGATTTACAAGATATTATAGATATTGAACGCAAGAATTTCTCTGCAGAAGAAGCAGCAAGCCTAAAAGATATGAAGGAACGCATTCTGACTATTCCAGATACTTTTTTAGTAGCTGAGATTGACGGAAAGATTTGTGGCTATGTTGAAGGACCTGCCATTTTTCAACGCTATTTAACAGATGATTTATTCCATCAGGTTGTTTCAAATCCAGTTGACGGAGGATTTATTGCAATCACAAGCCTTTCAGTGGCTCCTGATTTCAAAGGACAAGGTATTGGAATGGCTTTACTGGCGACAATGAAAGATTTAGCAATTGCTCAAAAACGTATAGGGATTACACTTACTTGTCATGAGAATTTAATTTCTTACTATGAAAGAAATGGTTTTAGCGATGAAGGTGAATCAGAATCTACCCATGGTGGTTCTAGTTGGTATAACATGGTCTGGGAATCACCAATGATTGAGTGA
- the murC gene encoding UDP-N-acetylmuramate--L-alanine ligase, whose translation MSKTYHFIGIKGSGMSALALMLHQMGHKVQGSDVSKYYFTQRGLEQAGIKILPFSEDNITSDVELIAGNAFREDNNVEIAYAVNNGFKFKRYHEFLGDFMRQFTSFGVAGAHGKTSTTGLLSHVLKNITDTSYLIGDGTGRGSANSNYFVFESDEYQRHFMPYHPEYSIITNIDFDHPDYFKSIDDVFDAFNDYAKQVQKALFLYGDDAYLRKITSDADIYYYGFKDTDDFVAYDIVRTTNGSVFKVRHGDEELGSFHLPAFGLHNILNATAVVANLYIAGIDMELVAEHMKTFAGVKRRFTEKVINNTTIIDDFAHHPTEIIATLDAARQKYPSKEIVAIFQPHTFTRTIALLDEFTNALNQADSVYLAPIYGSAREVDHGDVKVEDLASKIQKSAKVISLENVSPLLDHDSAIYVFMGAGDIQMYERAFEELLANLANNTQ comes from the coding sequence ATGTCTAAAACCTATCATTTTATCGGAATTAAAGGATCTGGTATGAGTGCCCTTGCCTTAATGTTGCACCAAATGGGACATAAGGTTCAAGGGAGTGATGTTAGTAAATATTACTTTACACAACGTGGTTTAGAACAAGCAGGCATTAAAATCTTGCCATTTTCTGAAGACAATATCACATCAGACGTTGAATTAATTGCCGGTAATGCTTTCCGTGAAGATAATAATGTTGAAATTGCCTATGCCGTTAATAATGGCTTTAAATTCAAACGATATCACGAATTCCTAGGTGATTTCATGCGCCAATTCACAAGTTTTGGTGTTGCAGGTGCACACGGAAAAACATCAACTACAGGTTTGTTGTCACATGTATTAAAAAATATTACAGATACCTCTTATTTGATTGGTGATGGTACTGGTCGTGGGTCAGCTAACAGCAACTATTTTGTTTTTGAGTCTGATGAATATCAACGCCATTTCATGCCTTATCACCCAGAATATTCTATTATTACAAATATTGACTTTGACCACCCTGATTATTTCAAGAGCATCGATGATGTTTTTGATGCATTTAATGACTATGCAAAACAAGTTCAAAAAGCTTTGTTCTTGTATGGTGATGATGCTTATCTTCGTAAAATCACGTCAGATGCTGACATTTACTACTATGGATTCAAAGATACAGATGACTTTGTTGCCTATGATATTGTTCGCACAACAAACGGTTCTGTTTTCAAAGTGAGACACGGTGATGAAGAACTTGGTTCATTCCATCTTCCAGCGTTTGGTCTCCACAATATTTTGAATGCGACTGCCGTTGTTGCCAATCTTTATATCGCTGGTATTGATATGGAATTGGTAGCAGAGCATATGAAGACATTTGCAGGGGTTAAACGTCGTTTCACTGAAAAAGTAATTAATAACACGACTATTATCGATGATTTTGCACACCATCCAACTGAAATCATTGCGACACTTGATGCTGCTCGCCAAAAATATCCAAGCAAGGAAATTGTAGCGATTTTCCAACCACACACCTTCACACGTACAATTGCCCTTTTGGATGAATTTACGAATGCTTTGAATCAAGCAGATTCTGTTTACTTGGCACCAATCTATGGTTCAGCACGTGAAGTTGACCACGGTGATGTTAAAGTTGAAGATTTAGCTAGTAAAATCCAAAAATCAGCTAAGGTGATTAGTCTTGAAAATGTATCACCACTACTTGACCATGATAGTGCCATTTATGTTTTTATGGGGGCTGGTGATATCCAAATGTATGAACGTGCTTTTGAAGAATTGTTAGCAAATTTGGCTAATAATACGCAATAA
- a CDS encoding DEAD/DEAH box helicase, producing MGRMIPGRIRNQGIELYEQGLVDIVSKQEEVIQAKVGVHHLQYALEDEQVRCDCDLFAKKKYCEHLAALEYFLKNNTEGKELSDELSSHQEIQQETKKVTSFGSVFLDGLVINDDDTTKYRLAAYGNQSPYSSDYWWTLKINRLPDDRAYVVRDIKAFLAIIKSEGYYQIGKNYFEPLSLIQFDEASKDLIQFLWRVLPDSDRVDLEYILPNHGRNLALTSGTFEEGISLLNALYDFSFEHNHQNYGQLVFRPLDASEGLLSFKVMVHRQSIELIITEKTFQPLFDNTFLFTNGMIYGLNLKQQKILAAVRSLPIESDLAKHLFFDLDDQAKLAASLLDFKELGVVEAPKSFEIHDFVPSFHLMLNEYQEIALKVTFDYGTVKVSSKRELEDLPFASHFKHEERVFRTLEANGFAASFSSYHAPLANEDLYDFFTNTLEQLERLGKVILSDDLEEMRQFERPQVSVQTNGGLLDISFDFSTIFENDIDAALEALFKNQPYFVNDAGKLVVFDEETQRVSNALQKLRAKQLKNGHLQLEAISAFQISDLFQDNDRVTFSKEVEQLAHDLRHPENFEVTIPELNTQLRDYQTTGVRWLSMLDHYGFGGILADDMGLGKTLQTIAFLTSKLTPETRILILSPSSLIYNWQDEFTRFAPEIDVVVAYGLKAVRDDIISQNHQVVITSYSSFRQDFDEYSQLNFDYLILDEAQVMKNTQTKIAHYLRQFKVKNCFALSGTPIENKLLEIWSIFQIVLPGLLPDKKRFLKMEAKQVARFIKPFIMRRRKEEVLPELPDLIEINYPNELDHKQKAIYLAQLRQMQETIAGASDADINRRKIEILSGITRLRQICDTPSLFMDYNGESGKLDSLRTLLIQVKENGHRALIFSQFRGMLDIAEKEMEELGLTSYKITGSTPANARQEMTRAFNNGSKDTFLISLKAGGVGLNLTGADTVILIDLWWNPAVEMQAISRAHRIGQKANVEVYRLITRGTIEEKILEMQESKKNLVTTVLDGNETRASMTIEDIKEILGVD from the coding sequence GTGGGTAGAATGATTCCAGGTCGAATTCGCAATCAGGGAATAGAACTTTACGAACAAGGTTTGGTTGATATTGTTAGTAAACAAGAAGAAGTAATTCAAGCGAAAGTTGGTGTACATCATCTTCAGTATGCTTTAGAAGATGAACAAGTGAGATGTGATTGTGATCTGTTTGCCAAGAAAAAATATTGTGAGCATTTGGCGGCTTTAGAGTACTTCCTAAAGAATAATACAGAAGGCAAAGAGTTGTCAGATGAGCTTAGTTCACATCAAGAAATTCAGCAAGAAACGAAAAAAGTAACCTCATTTGGTAGTGTCTTTCTGGACGGCTTGGTTATCAACGATGACGACACAACAAAATACCGTTTAGCAGCTTATGGTAATCAGAGCCCCTATTCATCAGATTATTGGTGGACGTTAAAAATTAATCGTTTGCCTGATGACCGTGCTTATGTTGTCCGAGACATTAAAGCCTTTTTAGCGATTATTAAAAGCGAAGGCTATTATCAAATTGGGAAAAATTATTTTGAACCTTTGTCTTTGATTCAATTTGATGAGGCTAGTAAAGACTTAATTCAATTTTTATGGCGTGTCTTGCCAGATAGTGACCGTGTTGATTTGGAGTATATTTTGCCAAATCACGGTCGAAATCTTGCGTTGACAAGTGGGACATTTGAGGAAGGCATTTCATTGTTAAACGCGCTTTATGATTTCTCATTTGAACACAATCATCAAAATTATGGGCAACTGGTTTTTAGACCATTAGATGCCTCAGAAGGGCTGTTGTCATTTAAAGTCATGGTTCACCGTCAATCAATTGAACTAATTATTACAGAAAAAACATTTCAGCCACTTTTTGACAATACTTTCTTATTTACAAATGGTATGATTTACGGTTTGAATTTGAAACAACAAAAAATCTTAGCCGCTGTTCGTAGTCTGCCGATTGAGTCTGATTTAGCGAAGCATTTGTTCTTTGATTTGGATGACCAAGCAAAATTAGCTGCTAGTTTGCTTGATTTTAAAGAGCTTGGAGTGGTTGAAGCTCCGAAAAGTTTTGAAATTCATGACTTTGTACCTTCTTTCCATTTAATGTTAAATGAATACCAAGAGATTGCTTTAAAGGTGACTTTTGATTATGGTACGGTTAAGGTCAGTAGTAAACGTGAACTCGAAGACTTACCATTTGCTAGTCATTTTAAGCATGAAGAACGTGTGTTTAGGACTTTAGAAGCAAATGGCTTTGCTGCCTCGTTTTCATCTTACCATGCACCTTTGGCGAATGAAGATTTATACGACTTTTTTACCAATACTTTGGAACAATTGGAACGTTTAGGTAAGGTAATCCTGTCTGATGATCTTGAGGAAATGCGTCAGTTTGAGCGCCCACAAGTTTCTGTTCAAACAAATGGTGGTTTGTTGGATATTTCTTTTGATTTTTCAACTATTTTTGAAAACGATATTGATGCTGCCTTAGAAGCACTCTTTAAAAATCAACCCTATTTTGTGAATGATGCTGGTAAATTAGTTGTTTTTGATGAGGAAACACAACGTGTCAGCAATGCTTTGCAAAAATTACGAGCTAAGCAGCTGAAAAATGGGCATTTACAATTAGAAGCCATTTCAGCGTTCCAAATTTCAGATTTATTCCAAGACAATGATCGTGTGACATTTTCAAAAGAAGTTGAACAATTGGCACACGATTTGAGACACCCAGAAAATTTTGAGGTTACGATTCCGGAATTAAACACGCAGTTGCGAGATTATCAGACGACTGGTGTTCGTTGGTTATCTATGCTTGACCATTACGGATTTGGTGGTATTTTAGCTGATGATATGGGACTCGGTAAAACCTTACAAACAATTGCTTTTCTAACCTCTAAATTAACGCCAGAAACACGCATTTTGATTTTATCGCCGTCAAGTTTGATTTACAATTGGCAGGATGAATTTACCCGCTTTGCACCAGAAATTGATGTCGTTGTGGCTTACGGTTTAAAAGCAGTGCGTGATGATATTATTTCGCAAAATCATCAGGTTGTGATTACTAGTTATTCCTCTTTCCGTCAAGATTTTGACGAATATAGTCAATTGAATTTTGATTATTTGATTTTGGATGAAGCGCAAGTGATGAAAAATACACAAACGAAGATTGCTCATTATTTGCGCCAATTTAAGGTTAAAAATTGTTTTGCTCTTTCTGGAACACCGATTGAAAATAAATTATTGGAAATCTGGTCAATTTTCCAAATTGTTTTACCAGGATTATTGCCAGATAAAAAACGTTTCCTCAAAATGGAAGCTAAGCAAGTGGCACGTTTTATTAAGCCATTTATCATGCGTCGCCGTAAAGAAGAAGTTCTTCCAGAATTACCAGATTTGATTGAAATTAATTATCCTAATGAGCTTGATCATAAGCAAAAAGCGATTTATTTAGCACAGCTTCGACAAATGCAAGAAACGATTGCAGGAGCATCTGATGCCGATATTAATCGTCGTAAGATTGAGATTTTATCAGGTATTACGCGTTTGCGGCAAATTTGTGACACACCAAGTCTCTTTATGGATTACAATGGTGAAAGTGGCAAACTAGATAGTCTTCGCACTCTCTTGATACAAGTTAAAGAAAATGGACACCGTGCTCTTATCTTTTCACAATTTAGAGGGATGCTTGATATTGCAGAAAAAGAAATGGAAGAGCTTGGTTTAACTTCCTACAAGATTACAGGGTCAACACCAGCGAATGCCCGTCAAGAAATGACACGAGCTTTTAATAATGGCTCAAAAGATACCTTCTTAATTTCTTTGAAAGCAGGTGGTGTAGGACTTAACTTGACTGGTGCCGATACGGTTATCTTGATTGACCTTTGGTGGAATCCAGCTGTTGAAATGCAAGCCATTAGCCGTGCTCATCGTATTGGTCAAAAAGCAAACGTCGAAGTTTATCGCTTAATTACACGCGGAACCATTGAAGAAAAAATTCTAGAAATGCAAGAAAGCAAGAAAAATCTTGTAACAACGGTACTTGATGGTAATGAAACTCGTGCTAGTATGACCATTGAAGACATTAAAGAAATTTTAGGTGTCGATTAA